The sequence below is a genomic window from Desulfobacterales bacterium.
TGAAATTACAGCAAAGCCATCTTTCATTGATGCATCTATTGACGGAGAATCTACTCTGGCTTTTATATCTTCAGCCGCAACTCGTCCTACGGCTAAAGTTATTGGAATTATTTCTGAACCGATTTGGGTAATATTTCTATCTGCCAAATAAAAAGCTTCATTATAGCTTATGTCATATTTTTTCATGAAAAACAGCTCCTTATATCTTATCTTTTGTATTAAATTTAATCAAATTGTAATACAACAGGCTCATTTACATAATTCAAACCTTTTGGCCTTGACTGAACATATTTTGTAAGATTTTTTATAATATCAACTTCCTCATCTGAAGCATCACAAAACTGCCCACCAATTCTTAATAAATCCTCATAAGCAAGGTTTTTAACCCATTGAGCCTGAATCATTAAATCTAAAGGCATAATAAGAATTGGAAAATCAATTTTTATTGAAATCAGCTGATTGGCTTTAATATCTTTTTTATAACCTTTTTTATTTATGATAAACGCCAAACCGTCTTTGCAAATATCTATTAAAGGTGCGCAATATTTACGAGCTATAGCGAATTGAGTTGGGTCAGCTTCTGTATAAACTACTAGTAACGCATCGTTACAATCGTTGTTATCCTTTTGATTAAAATTGGATGGGGAAAAAATATTTTTTTCTGATAAAAATCTCTCACTTTTTCTTTGGTCTTTATTTGGAAGGTGGGGAATAATTATATGCTTTTTACAATTGGAACATATTCCTTTTTTCCCTTCATTATCGCTCGGACTTTGCAATAAGGTTCCACAATTAGTACACCTAAATTTTATTATTTCCATCTTTATTTGTTCCTTATAACCCAAGTAAAAAATAATAAATATTATCCCTAAAATTCAAGTTCATTGATAAAAACACAAATTTATTTTTTTTACAATTCTAAATTTAAATGATTAACAATTTTAAATTAGGCGCTCAATGCATCGTTACCTACGATCTATGAAGGTGCTACGTATTTATTCCAATTATTGATAATATCTTCAATAATAAATAAAAAAAAAGATGTATCATCAATATTTTTAGCCTTAGATATATATTTTAATTATTGATAATAATATCAATAATTAAAAAAAAATATAGTCTGTTTAATTTTTTGATGTTTAAAATTGCCTAAATCAAAAATTACAATTATATAAAAAATTGACTTTTTAATTCTATTATGGAATGTTACAGAAACAATTTTTAATCATTTAGGTTAATATCAAATTTTATATAGGGGACATAAAAAATGATTCAACTCAATCGGCCTCAAAATCCTGATATTCAAGAAAATATGTGGGATAAAATAGATGAAATAATTAATAGTAATAAAAACAAGGCAGGTTCAGTTATTACTGTATTAAGGGAATGCCAAAATATAGTTGGATACCTACCTTTAGATTTGATGGACTACATTGCTACTGGCATAAACATTCCAGCAAGCCATATTTTTGGAGTAGCAACTTTTTATGCGCTTTTTTCTCTAAAACCAAAAGGAAGACATACAATAAGAGTTTGTATGGGAACAGCATGCTATGTTAAAGGCATAAAAGAAGTTATGGACAGAATTGAACAAGAATTTAAAATAAAAGCAGGAGAAACAACCGAAGATAGGCGATTTTCCATTGAAGCAGTAAGGTGCCTCGGAGCATGTGGTTTAGCTCCTGTTCTGGTAGTAGATAAAGATACACACGGAGGAGTATCTTCCGACAAAATAATTTCCATTTTAGAAACCTATAAATAATTTTTCTGTTTGAAAAAAATAATTTGATTCACTTAAATAACGTCGTAAGGAAAGGGTTATGGGAAAATTAACCAGAGAAGACATAAAAAAAATTAAAGAAAAAAAACTAAAAGAACTGCATGATGCAAGTGTTACAAAACTTTTATTATGCGGAGGCACAGGCTGCCATGCTACAGGCAGTTTAAAACTTAAAGATGCACTTCAAAAAGAAGTAATAAACAAAGGACTTGAAAAAAAAGTCAAAATTGTTGAAACCGGATGTAATGGTTTTTGTGCAATGGGCCCGCTTATGCTTGTTTATCCTGAAGGCGTATTTTATCAAAAAATATCCGAAAAAGACGTTCCAGAAATAATTGAAGAACATATTATCAATAAAAAGCATGTTCAAAAGCTTCTATATGTAGATCCTGTTACTAAAAAAACTATACCCTACCAAAAAGATATTCCATTTTTCTCACACCAAATGACCATAGCATTAAGAAATAAAGGATTAATAGACCCTGAAGTAATCGAAGATTATATAGCTCAAGACGGATATATGGGAGCAGCAAAAGCTCTCCTTGATATGACTCCAGAAGAAATAATTCATGAAGTAAAAAGTTCAGGTTTAAGAGGAAGAGGTGGAGCTGGTTTTTCAACAGGCCTAAAATGGGAATTTGCTAATAAAAGCAAGGGTGAAATAAAATATGTTCTTTGTAATGCGGATGAAGGAGATCCCGGTGCTTTTATGGATAGAAGCATTCTTGAAGCTGACCCCCATGCTGTTATAGAAGGAATGATAATCGCTTCAAAAGCAATTGGTGCCAAACAAGGTTATATTTATTGCCGAACTGAATATCCTTTAGCTGTAAGCAGGCTTGGAATAGCCATTCAGCAAGCAAAAAATTACGGTCTTTTAGGCGAAAAAATGTTTGGTTCAACTCATAGTTTTGATATAGAAATTTATCAAGGAGCTGGAGCTTTTGTATGTGGCGAGGAAACAGCTTTAATGAGGTCAATTGAAGGTAAAAGAGGTATGCCTCGACCAAGACCTCCGTTTCCAGCTCAAAAAGGTTTATGGGACAAACCAAGCATCTTAAATAATGTAGAAACGTTATCTAATGTTCCTCAAATAATATCAAAAGGCGGTAAATGGTATTCAAGTTTAGGAACAGAGACAAGCAAAGGTACAAAAGTATTTGCTCTGTCTGGAGATATCAACAATATCGGACTTGTTGAAGTTCCAATGGGTATAAGTTTAAAAAAAATGATTTTTGATATTGGTGGTGGTATTCCCAATAAAAAGAAATTTAAAGCAGTTCAGCTTGGAGGGCCTTCTGGCGGATGTGTTCCAGAAAAATATTTAGATACGCCCGTTGATTATGAAGCTATTGCTAAAGTTGGAGCTATCATGGGTTCAGGTGGAGTTATTATCATGGATGAAGATACCTGCATGGTTGATATGGCACGCTTTTTTATGGATTTTATCCAAGATGAATCATGCGGAAAATGCACCCCTTGTCGAGAAGGAACAAAAAGAATTTTAGAAATACTTAACAGAATATGCGATGGGCAAGGAGAGGCAGACGATATAGGAAAATTAGAAAATCTTTCTGCCATTATAATTAATTCAGCCTTATGCGGACTTGGACAAACAGGCCCTAACCCTGTTTTATCCACATTAAAATATTTTAAAGATGAATATTATGCTCATATTTACGAAAAAAGATGTCCCGCGAAACGTTGCGCGGCATTGTTAAAATTTGAAATTGATCCGAATTTATGCCAAAAATGCGGCCTTTGCTTTAAAGCTTGTTCTGCTGGGGCAATTACATGGAAAAAGAAAGAAGTCGCAGTTATTGATAAAAGCAAATGTGTTAAGTGTCTTGGCTGCTATTCAAAATGTAAATTTAATGCAATACTTTAAAAAAATGGAGATGTAAATTATGGTTGAATCAATTTTATTAATGGGTGGATTGGGTCTTGTTATTGGAGCGGGTTTAGCCGCTGCATCAAAAATTTTTTACGTTTATGTTGATCCACAAATTGTTGCTGTTGAAGAAGCTTTACCCGGAGCTAACTGCGGAGGCTGCGGGCTACCAGGATGTAGCGCAAATGCTGAAGCAATAGTTAAAGGCAAAGCCGCTCCTAATTCTTGCGTAGCTGGAGGGCCTGACCTTGCAACTACAATTGCTGCAATTTTAGGCGTTGCTGTTGAAGCAAAAGAACCTGATATTGCTTTACCTGGCTGTAATTATGGTCTTAAAGATGCTGACGTTAAATTTGAATACAATGGAATAAATAATTGTAGAGCTGCTGCCCTTATAAGTGGAGGAATGAAAGTATGTTCCATAGGATGTCTTGGATTAGGAAGCTGTGTTAAAGCTTGTCCATTTGGAGCATTAGAAATGGGAAAAGAAGGCCTTCCAGTTGTGAATGAAAGTAAATGTACTGGGTGCGGAACTTGTGAAAGAGTATGTCCAAAGCATATAATAACCCTTTCTTCTGTAACAAGAAGAATTATGAAGGAATATACTAAAGAAGACTGCACTACTCCATGCCAAAGAGCTTGTCCTGCTGGAATTGATATTAGAGAATACATAAATCAAATAAATATAGGTAATTATGAAAAAGCAGTTCAAATTATAAAAGAAAGAAATCCGTTCCCAACAGTTATTGGAAGAATCTGTCCAAGGCCTTGTGAACAAGAATGCAGAAGAATACTCCAAGATGAGCCTGTCGCAATTAATTATCTTAAACGTTTTGTTTCTGATTATGAAATGGAAAAAGGAAAAAGAGTTCTTCCGTATAAAGCTCCAGAAACAGGCAAAAAAATCGCTATAATAGGAGGTGGAGTTGAAGGCATGTCAACGGCTTTCTTTAGCGCAAGACTTGGTCATGAATCAACTATTTTTGAAGCTGATTCAAAGCTTGGTGGCATTTTAAGAAGTGCTATAGAAAAATGCAGGCTTCCTCACGAAATCCTTGATTGGGATATTGAAGGTATTATAGAAATGGGAGCAAAAGTGGAATTTAATCAAACTTGTGGTAAAGATTTTACTCTTGAAAAACTTTTAAATGACGGGTTTAATGCTGTATTTATTGCTTCTGGAGGCTGGGATAGTCGTCTTTCAAGGGGAAAACTATCTGAAACACAAAAAATTATTCCAGGCATTTATCTTATGATTGATTTTATAAAATCTAATGATGAAAAATCATGGGGAAAAAATGTCGTAATCGTAGGAAATGGAAAAGCCGCTTTAGATGCCGCTCTCAAAGCAAAAAAATATGGCGATAGCGTAAGTATTTTACTTAAAGACTTTTCTGATAATCTGCCAAAAAATTTTAATCTCGAAAATGAAGGGATAAAAATTATATCTTCAAGCGCAATCACTAAATTTTTCGGCAAAGGAGATGAGCTTATTAAAATAGAATGTATTAATTTACAAACAAACGAAAAATCCATAATTCCTGCCGATACAGTTCTTTTATCTTCTGGCCGTATGCCTCAGCTCATAATTAGAAAAGCTGATGAGCCTGAAAATGATTTATGGGAAGGTATTGAAGCTTATAAAAACCCATTATACGCTGAAGAACAAGGCATTTTAGCTAACGGTGATGAATTTACTGATTTTAAAGCAGCAATAAAAGCAATAGGTGCTGGACGAAGAGCGACTGTATCCATTCATCAGATAATAAACGGAATGAATCCGTATCTTCCTGAAAAAGTTTTGTCACAAGGAACCTTCATCCAAAACATATTTCACCTTGAAAACGTTCAGCCTGTATCGCGACAAATTATGCCTATAGCTAATTCCGCTGAACTTTCAGAAGGAATAAAAATTGAAAAAGGCTTTAACGAAGAAATGGCAAAAGCAGAATCTAAAAGATGCCTTCAATGCGGTTTGATTTGTTATAAACATTAATAGTTTTTAAATTGTAGGAGTAATTTTTTTGGCTACAGAAGAAGGAATAGTTGTAAATACTGAAAATAGCATCGCATGGGTTAAGACTGTAAGGTCAACTGCATGCGATGCATGCTCATCAAAAGACGCCTGTCACATGACTGGAGGCGGCAAAGAAATGGAAGTTAAAGTTTTAAACATTGTAAAAGCTAACTCCGGTGATAAAGTACTTATTGAATTTGAAACAGCCTCATTTCTTAAAGTAATTTTTTTAATTTACCTTTTTCCAACACTATGTTTGATTACTGGTGCTGTTATTGGACAAATTCTTGAGTCAAAATATAATATCGGTAATGCATCTATAATGCTTGGATGTTTGTTTCTTTTAATTTCAATTTTATACGTCATAATAAGAGGAAAAATTTTATCAAAAAAAACTGAATATACACCAAAGCTAATAAAAATAATAAAAAAAGCAAAATAATAATGGCCTTGAAAAAAATTCTTCTTGTTCAGCTTCCTGTCCCGCAAATAACTTTTGAACAAAAAACTGGGAATATCCCTTTAGGAGCTGCTTGTATTGCTAATGCGACAAAATTTTTCACAAATATTAATATTGAAATATTACCTCAAAGTATATCGACTTACCTATCAGATTATGCCATCATAGAACTGCTTCTTTCTAAACATCCTGATATAATTGGTTTTACCATTTATAACTGGAACATTGAAAGAAGCATCTATTTATCATCTGAAATAAAAAAAAATATTGATACAAAAATAATTTTCGGAGGACCAGAAATAACTCCAGATAATCCGTTAATCTATACAAAAAATATAGATTTTTTAGCCTTTGGTGAAGGAGAATCTTTATTTTTAGAGCTTATAAAAAATAATGATTTATGGGGAAAAAAACAGGGCTCAATGAATGCTTCTAACATTTTTAAAACCTCTAAAAGCCCTTATCTACTTAACATCCTTGAGCCTGAAATCGAAGACGTAATGCTGATTGAAACCCAAAGGGGATGCCCTTACAAATGCAAGTTCTGCTATTATAACAAAGCCAATGATAAACTTATATCATCTGACACTGAAAATATAATTGAAGCTATAAAATGGGCTTCCCAAAATAAAATTAAAGAAGTGTATCTCCTTGACCCTTCTCTAAATACAAGATTCGACATAAAAGAGCTTTTAAAAAACATCTCCAAAATAAATATTGATAGAAAATTATCATTTACCAGTGAAATAAGGGCTGAATTTATCGATATTTCTTTGGCTGAAATGCTGTATAAGGCTGGATTTACTGAACTAGAAATTGGACTTCAATCCACAAATAAAAAAGCTTTAAAATTAATGAATAGAAAAACAGATTTAAAAGCTTTTTCTAATGGAATTAAAAATCTTCAAAAATTTAATATTATTCCCAAGATTGATATTATTGTTGGATTGCCTGGTGATAATCTTAAAGAATTTAAAAAAACCGTTGATTTTGTCAGCTCAAAGCAAATGGGAGACAATATTCAGGTTTTTCCACTATCAGTTTTACCTGGAACTGCTTTTCGTAAAGAAAGCGCTAAACTTGGTTTAAAATATTACAAAAATCCTCCTTATGCCGTATATGAAACACCCGATTTTAGCTATGAAGACATGGCATTAGCATTCGAATATGCTGAACAAAATTTCAATGTTTCCCTAAATCCAATGCCTTCCCTTGATTTATCGTATAAAAAGGAAGGATACGATATTTGGGTTTACGAAGGAATAAAAAACTACTTTTCCAAAATTATATTAAAAGAAAATATTTCATTATGTAAAATTGAAAAAATAGCCAAATCTCTTACTTACCCGTATCAGATAATCTTTATCCCAGCGCTATTGGAAAAAAAGTTTATGCTAAAAGCTATTCAAATTTTAACATCATATAACCCCTTCACTCCTTTAGAAATTATTTTTATAAACCCTTTATTTGATATTTACATAGAGGAATTTGAATCTTATATTCAGATAAAAAAACCCCATTTTCTTGATTTTAATATGTATGGTTTTGAATCAGGGCCAGTTTTATTTTCTATAAGTAGTACAATTGAAGAAAAAAAGATCTCAAGGGATATTATAAGACAAATTTTTTTATGGAAAAACGAAAAGTTGCCTGATAAACGCAAATTAGAAAAGTTATTTTTTATGGATGGAATATTGATTGATAACATAGTAGCAAAGCCTACATTAATGAAATGGCAGGATGAATTTTCAAAAATTTATGAAAATCTACCGATGATTACATTTGCCGATATTTGCTTACAAAAAAGATGGGCGACTTTAACAAGCTTTTAGGATCGAATAATTTAAAATGCAATCTCTAAATATTTTAAAAAAAAGAACTTTAAGCAGAGAACTTATGATTTGGATTATCACCATAGTATTTCTTTTTGCTCTTACTCTTAGCTCTGTTTATTTTATATATTTTTCGAATATGATAAAAAAGAATCTTGAAGAAATGGCATCTAAAAATACTGAAGAATTTTCAGAAATTATACTTAATTCCGTCTGGAATATTGAAATATCAAATATTACCGATATAGCAAATTCTTATATATCATCTGATCATATCGCCGGAATAAGGATCTATTTCAAAAAAAACGACCCTCCAATTTTTGATAAAAAGCCTATAATTGAGGAAAATTTAATTAAAAGAAGTAAAATATTAAAGAAACAGAGCCTATATAAGGGGAAAAATTTAGAAATCGGTTATGTTGAATTATGGTTCACCGATAAACCCGCCGTTGAAACTTTAAAAAAAACAATTATTGATATGTCATTAATATTTTTTGCTACTGCAATTTTTGTTGCCGTTGGAACAAAATTTTTACTAAATCATTTTTTAACAAAACCCATTAACAATTTAATAATAGAAGTAAAAAAAATTGCTGGGGGTGATTATAAACGAAAACTTAAATTCGCAAGACATTACGATATAAATTCTATAATTAACGAAGTAAACATAATGTCAAGCCATATAGCAAATAGAGCTGAACAACTTCAAAAAGAAATTTTCGAAAAAAAGAGAGCTGAACAAGAACTCAAAGAACTTAATAGTACTATTTCATTTAGGCTCGCTCAGATAGAAGAGACAAAAAATGCCCTTGA
It includes:
- the nuoE gene encoding NADH-quinone oxidoreductase subunit NuoE, whose translation is MIQLNRPQNPDIQENMWDKIDEIINSNKNKAGSVITVLRECQNIVGYLPLDLMDYIATGINIPASHIFGVATFYALFSLKPKGRHTIRVCMGTACYVKGIKEVMDRIEQEFKIKAGETTEDRRFSIEAVRCLGACGLAPVLVVDKDTHGGVSSDKIISILETYK
- the nuoF gene encoding NADH-quinone oxidoreductase subunit NuoF, which encodes MGKLTREDIKKIKEKKLKELHDASVTKLLLCGGTGCHATGSLKLKDALQKEVINKGLEKKVKIVETGCNGFCAMGPLMLVYPEGVFYQKISEKDVPEIIEEHIINKKHVQKLLYVDPVTKKTIPYQKDIPFFSHQMTIALRNKGLIDPEVIEDYIAQDGYMGAAKALLDMTPEEIIHEVKSSGLRGRGGAGFSTGLKWEFANKSKGEIKYVLCNADEGDPGAFMDRSILEADPHAVIEGMIIASKAIGAKQGYIYCRTEYPLAVSRLGIAIQQAKNYGLLGEKMFGSTHSFDIEIYQGAGAFVCGEETALMRSIEGKRGMPRPRPPFPAQKGLWDKPSILNNVETLSNVPQIISKGGKWYSSLGTETSKGTKVFALSGDINNIGLVEVPMGISLKKMIFDIGGGIPNKKKFKAVQLGGPSGGCVPEKYLDTPVDYEAIAKVGAIMGSGGVIIMDEDTCMVDMARFFMDFIQDESCGKCTPCREGTKRILEILNRICDGQGEADDIGKLENLSAIIINSALCGLGQTGPNPVLSTLKYFKDEYYAHIYEKRCPAKRCAALLKFEIDPNLCQKCGLCFKACSAGAITWKKKEVAVIDKSKCVKCLGCYSKCKFNAIL
- a CDS encoding RnfABCDGE type electron transport complex subunit B, which encodes MVESILLMGGLGLVIGAGLAAASKIFYVYVDPQIVAVEEALPGANCGGCGLPGCSANAEAIVKGKAAPNSCVAGGPDLATTIAAILGVAVEAKEPDIALPGCNYGLKDADVKFEYNGINNCRAAALISGGMKVCSIGCLGLGSCVKACPFGALEMGKEGLPVVNESKCTGCGTCERVCPKHIITLSSVTRRIMKEYTKEDCTTPCQRACPAGIDIREYINQINIGNYEKAVQIIKERNPFPTVIGRICPRPCEQECRRILQDEPVAINYLKRFVSDYEMEKGKRVLPYKAPETGKKIAIIGGGVEGMSTAFFSARLGHESTIFEADSKLGGILRSAIEKCRLPHEILDWDIEGIIEMGAKVEFNQTCGKDFTLEKLLNDGFNAVFIASGGWDSRLSRGKLSETQKIIPGIYLMIDFIKSNDEKSWGKNVVIVGNGKAALDAALKAKKYGDSVSILLKDFSDNLPKNFNLENEGIKIISSSAITKFFGKGDELIKIECINLQTNEKSIIPADTVLLSSGRMPQLIIRKADEPENDLWEGIEAYKNPLYAEEQGILANGDEFTDFKAAIKAIGAGRRATVSIHQIINGMNPYLPEKVLSQGTFIQNIFHLENVQPVSRQIMPIANSAELSEGIKIEKGFNEEMAKAESKRCLQCGLICYKH
- a CDS encoding SoxR reducing system RseC family protein — protein: MATEEGIVVNTENSIAWVKTVRSTACDACSSKDACHMTGGGKEMEVKVLNIVKANSGDKVLIEFETASFLKVIFLIYLFPTLCLITGAVIGQILESKYNIGNASIMLGCLFLLISILYVIIRGKILSKKTEYTPKLIKIIKKAK
- a CDS encoding radical SAM protein, giving the protein MALKKILLVQLPVPQITFEQKTGNIPLGAACIANATKFFTNINIEILPQSISTYLSDYAIIELLLSKHPDIIGFTIYNWNIERSIYLSSEIKKNIDTKIIFGGPEITPDNPLIYTKNIDFLAFGEGESLFLELIKNNDLWGKKQGSMNASNIFKTSKSPYLLNILEPEIEDVMLIETQRGCPYKCKFCYYNKANDKLISSDTENIIEAIKWASQNKIKEVYLLDPSLNTRFDIKELLKNISKINIDRKLSFTSEIRAEFIDISLAEMLYKAGFTELEIGLQSTNKKALKLMNRKTDLKAFSNGIKNLQKFNIIPKIDIIVGLPGDNLKEFKKTVDFVSSKQMGDNIQVFPLSVLPGTAFRKESAKLGLKYYKNPPYAVYETPDFSYEDMALAFEYAEQNFNVSLNPMPSLDLSYKKEGYDIWVYEGIKNYFSKIILKENISLCKIEKIAKSLTYPYQIIFIPALLEKKFMLKAIQILTSYNPFTPLEIIFINPLFDIYIEEFESYIQIKKPHFLDFNMYGFESGPVLFSISSTIEEKKISRDIIRQIFLWKNEKLPDKRKLEKLFFMDGILIDNIVAKPTLMKWQDEFSKIYENLPMITFADICLQKRWATLTSF